The proteins below come from a single uncultured Dethiosulfovibrio sp. genomic window:
- the ppdK gene encoding pyruvate, phosphate dikinase: MIKYVYDFSEGSSDMKALLGGKGAYLAQMVKEGLPVPSGFTVTTKACLRYLQQEEGFMDVLWVDVQAALSRLEERMGKTLGSDSDPLLLSVRSGAPVSMPGMMDTVLNLGLNDGTRSALAAMSGNDRFAWDSYRRFIQMFGDVVKGVAGEKFESILDDVKRENVVTYDNQLGPDALEDLVCRYKVLYKEETGEDFPSDPMVQLKLAVEAVFDSWNTPRAKTYRKIHHMADDMGTAVNVMAMVYGNLGDDSGTGVCFSRNPADGEKKLYGEFLINAQGEDVVAGIRTPQPIAALEGVMPDIYRDLSEKVENLESRFQEMQDIEFTVERGKLYILQTRTGKRSAQAAVKIAVDMANEGLISKKTAIGRVTPDQVERLLHSQIDPGYVPEVLAQGLPASPGAAVGQIVFDPDEAVRLSDKGESVLLVRPETTPDDIHGLYAARGILTSRGGMTSHAAVVARGLGKPCVSGAEDLLIDLEGKRLIIGDRIFSEGDVLTVDGSTGRVIEGSVPLSLPSISGELETILDWSDEVSALQVWANGDTPDDAKRARSFGARGIGLCRTEHMFMAEERFPVMQRMVVAKELEERKAALEELRTMQKDDFMGIFREMDGLPVIVRLLDPPLHEFLPRVSELDKRIAQAEESGQDSSALRKVKDRAENLREVNPMLGFRGCRLGIVYPEIYEMQIRAIFDAMSELTDVDLKVEIMMPLVQTKREMSILKEMVLSIAEEYKEGSLKYLVGTMIELPRAALRAGELAEDAQFFSFGTNDLTQTCLGLSRDDVEAKFMKDYVEKGVFKLSPFHELDRDGVGELMSIALQRGREVRPDISVGICGEHGGNPESIAFCHSIGLDYVSCSPFRVPVARIAAAWSALGLLK, from the coding sequence ATGATTAAGTATGTTTATGATTTTTCCGAAGGCTCGTCCGATATGAAAGCCCTTTTAGGGGGTAAAGGTGCCTATCTGGCTCAGATGGTAAAAGAAGGTCTTCCGGTTCCATCGGGTTTCACCGTGACCACCAAGGCCTGCCTAAGGTATCTTCAGCAGGAAGAGGGCTTTATGGATGTCCTATGGGTAGATGTCCAGGCTGCTCTATCTCGACTGGAAGAGCGGATGGGAAAAACTCTGGGGTCAGACTCCGATCCTCTGCTGCTGTCCGTTAGGTCCGGGGCTCCTGTATCCATGCCTGGGATGATGGATACGGTTCTTAACCTAGGACTTAACGACGGGACCAGATCGGCTCTAGCAGCCATGTCGGGCAACGATCGGTTTGCCTGGGATAGCTACCGACGGTTTATCCAGATGTTCGGCGACGTGGTTAAAGGAGTGGCAGGGGAGAAGTTCGAGAGTATTCTGGACGACGTCAAACGGGAGAACGTGGTTACCTACGACAACCAGCTTGGCCCTGACGCCCTGGAGGACCTGGTCTGTCGTTACAAAGTTCTCTACAAAGAGGAGACCGGTGAGGATTTTCCCTCCGATCCTATGGTCCAGCTGAAGCTAGCGGTTGAGGCGGTTTTCGATAGCTGGAATACCCCTAGGGCCAAAACGTACAGGAAGATCCACCATATGGCTGACGATATGGGAACGGCGGTCAACGTTATGGCTATGGTCTACGGAAACCTAGGAGACGACAGTGGGACTGGAGTGTGTTTTAGCCGTAACCCCGCTGACGGAGAGAAAAAACTTTACGGTGAGTTCCTCATCAACGCTCAAGGAGAGGATGTAGTGGCGGGAATAAGGACCCCTCAGCCTATCGCCGCCCTTGAAGGGGTTATGCCAGATATATACAGAGATCTTTCGGAGAAGGTGGAGAACCTGGAGAGCCGGTTCCAGGAGATGCAGGACATAGAGTTCACCGTAGAGAGGGGAAAGCTCTATATCCTCCAGACGAGGACAGGCAAGAGATCCGCCCAGGCGGCGGTAAAAATAGCGGTTGATATGGCCAACGAGGGCCTTATCAGCAAAAAAACTGCTATCGGAAGGGTCACTCCCGATCAGGTCGAAAGGCTACTCCATAGCCAGATCGATCCAGGATACGTTCCAGAGGTCCTGGCACAGGGTCTTCCAGCCTCTCCCGGTGCAGCGGTAGGACAGATAGTCTTCGATCCCGATGAGGCTGTCAGGTTGTCAGACAAAGGGGAGTCGGTCCTTCTGGTCCGCCCTGAGACCACTCCAGACGATATTCACGGTCTTTACGCCGCTAGAGGGATCCTGACCTCCAGAGGTGGAATGACCAGCCACGCTGCGGTGGTTGCAAGAGGTCTCGGCAAGCCCTGCGTCAGCGGCGCGGAGGACCTGCTTATCGATCTCGAAGGCAAGAGGCTTATCATAGGGGACAGGATCTTCTCCGAGGGGGATGTGCTAACCGTCGATGGCTCCACCGGAAGGGTCATTGAGGGATCGGTCCCTCTGTCCCTGCCCTCTATCTCCGGCGAGCTGGAGACCATCCTGGACTGGTCCGACGAGGTTTCCGCCCTCCAAGTCTGGGCCAACGGAGACACCCCCGACGATGCCAAACGTGCTAGGTCCTTCGGAGCCAGAGGCATAGGGCTCTGCCGAACGGAGCATATGTTCATGGCGGAGGAGCGTTTCCCTGTAATGCAGAGAATGGTCGTCGCGAAAGAGCTGGAGGAACGAAAGGCCGCCCTAGAGGAACTGCGTACAATGCAGAAAGATGACTTTATGGGCATATTCAGGGAGATGGATGGCCTGCCTGTTATAGTCAGGCTTCTGGATCCTCCTCTCCACGAGTTCCTTCCCAGGGTCTCGGAGCTGGATAAGAGAATAGCCCAAGCGGAGGAATCCGGTCAGGATTCCTCGGCGTTGCGAAAGGTAAAAGATAGGGCGGAGAACCTGAGAGAGGTCAACCCTATGCTGGGCTTCAGAGGTTGCCGACTGGGAATAGTCTACCCTGAGATCTATGAGATGCAAATTAGGGCTATCTTCGACGCCATGTCGGAGCTTACGGACGTAGATCTCAAGGTGGAGATAATGATGCCCCTGGTCCAGACGAAAAGGGAGATGTCCATCCTAAAGGAGATGGTTCTGTCCATCGCAGAGGAATACAAAGAGGGAAGCCTGAAATACCTCGTTGGGACCATGATAGAGCTTCCTCGGGCAGCGTTAAGGGCGGGAGAGCTTGCGGAGGACGCCCAGTTCTTCAGCTTTGGGACAAACGACCTTACCCAGACTTGCCTTGGACTTTCTAGAGACGATGTAGAGGCCAAGTTCATGAAGGACTATGTGGAAAAAGGGGTATTCAAGCTCAGTCCCTTCCACGAACTCGACAGGGATGGCGTCGGAGAGCTTATGTCCATAGCCCTCCAGAGGGGGAGAGAGGTCAGGCCGGACATATCCGTAGGGATCTGCGGTGAACACGGAGGAAACCCCGAGAGCATAGCCTTCTGCCACTCTATCGGGCTAGACTACGTCAGCTGCTCTCCATTCAGGGTTCCTGTCGCTAGAATAGCCGCTGCCTGGTCCGCTCTGGGGCTTCTGAAGTGA